In one Lolium rigidum isolate FL_2022 chromosome 3, APGP_CSIRO_Lrig_0.1, whole genome shotgun sequence genomic region, the following are encoded:
- the LOC124695841 gene encoding sugar transport protein MST2-like → MAASVARNAKEYPGKLTLYVFVTCAVAATGGLIVGYDIGISGGVTSMDTFLEKFFPSVYHKEQMAHGSSSSQYCKFDSQLLTAFTSSLYLAALVASFFVASVARSFGRKWCMFAGGVSFLAGAALNAAAQNVAMLIVGRILLGVGVGFAGLSIPIYLSEMAPPRLRGTLNIGLQLMITVGIFSANLVNYGAAKIRGGWGWRVSLGLAAVPAGIITVGSLFLPDTPNSLISRGHHEQAQRVLRRIRGTTIDVADEYGDLAAATEVSDTVKRPWRDILERRYRPQLTMAVLIPFFQQLTGINVIMFYAPVLFKTIGLGGDAALMTAVITGLVNIVATFVSIATVDRLGRRKLFLQGGAQMFVCQVIIGALIGVMFHRNGGGGVPTTFAASILVFICVYVAGFAWSWGPLGILVPSEIFPLEIRPAGQGINVAVNMLCTFAVAQAFLPMLCHMRSGLFYFFGGWVLLMTAFVVLFLPETKNVPIEKMAVVWTTHWFWGSFVADPDSHVQVGHHEVDVATGKLNQTIV, encoded by the exons ATGGCAGCTTCGGTCGCCAGAAACGCTAAGGAGTACCCCGGGAAACTGACGCTCTACGTCTTCGTCACCTGCGCCGTTGCTGCCACCGGCGGCCTGATCGTCGGCTATGACATCGGCATCTCCG GTGGTGTGACATCCATGGACACGTTCTTGGAGAAATTCTTCCCTTCGGTGTACCACAAGGAGCAGATGGCGcatggcagcagcagcagccagtaCTGCAAGTTCGACAGCCAGCTGCTGACTGCGTTCACTTCGTCGCTGTAcctcgccgccctcgtcgcctcTTTCTTCGTCGCTTCCGTCGCTCGCTCCTTCGGCCGGAAATGGTGCATGTTCGCCGGTGGGGTGTCGTTCCTCGCCGGCGCGGCCCTCAATGCCGCCGCGCAGAACGTCGCCATGCTCATCGTTGGTCGCATTCTCCTGGGAGTCGGCGTCGGCTTCGCCGGATTG TCCATTCCAATTTATCTGTCGGAGATGGCACCTCCCCGCCTCCGGGGCACGCTGAACATCGGGCTGCAGCTAATGATCACCgtcggcatcttctctgccaatcTGGTCAACTACGGCGCCGCCAAGATCAGAGGCGGCTGGGGCTGGCGTGTGAGCCTCGGCCTCGCCGCCGTCCCGGCCGGCATCATCACCGTTGGCTCGCTGTTCCTTCCCGACACGCCCAACTCGCTCATCAGCCGTGGTCACCACGAGCAGGCGCAAAGAGTCCTCCGTCGCATCCGCGGCACGACTAT CGACGTCGCCGACGAGTACGGCGACCTCGCAGCGGCCACGGAGGTGTCTGACACCGTCAAACGGCCGTGGCGCGACATCTTGGAGCGCAGGTACCGCCCGCAGCTCACCATGGCCGTCCTCATCCCCTTCTTCCAGCAGCTGACCGGCATCAACGTCATCATGTTCTACGCGCCCGTGCTGTTCAAGACCATCGGGCTAGGAGGGGACGCGGCGCTCATGACCGCCGTCATCACGGGGCTGGTCAACATCGTCGCGACGTTCGTGTCCATCGCCACGGTGGACAGGCTCGGCCGGCGCAAGCTCTTCCTCCAGGGCGGAGCCCAGATGTTTGTGTGTCAG GTCATCATCGGAGCGCTGATTGGCGTGATGTTCCATAGGAACGGCGGCGGAGGCGTTCCGACGACATTTGCCGCATCCATACTTGTGTTCATCTGCGTCTACGTCGCCGGCTTCGCCTGGTCGTGGGGGCCGCTCGGCATACTCGTGCCCAGCGAGATCTTCCCTCTGGAGATCCGGCCGGCGGGGCAGGGCATCAACGTGGCGGTGAACATGCTCTGCACCTTCGCCGTCGCGCAGGCCTTCCTTCCGATGCTCTGCCACATGAGGTCCGGCCTTTTCTACTTCTTCGGTGGATGGGTGCTCCTGATGACGGCGTTTGTCGTGCTTTTCCTACCGGAGACCAAGAACGTGCCAATTGAGAAAATGGCCGTGGTGTGGACGACGCACTGGTTCTGGGGCAGCTTCGTCGCTGACCCGGATAGCCATGTCCAAGTTGGACACCACGAAGTAGACGTTGCCACTGGCAAGCTCAATCAAACGATTGTCTAA
- the LOC124702729 gene encoding 30S ribosomal protein S5-like, with the protein MATTATAMAMATTSPAAPVVPALFSSLPQRIRIRLCPKPFLSSTSRRLVLPVPKSSSWDGSASEQEDVEGDAEDSSEAASGDEVEGDEDDEKPQPEAVSSSGFQFAAPPEGYIEPAPFDELPPESPEDVAAAYEAMYGPAFSGESLMGNNVFEVQVVDPVDMDRDQRPNDDFSERVVQVSRVTKVVKGGRQLSYRALVIVGDMKGHVGVGVGKAKEVSEAITKAAMNGRRNLVTVPLTKYCTFPHRAEANYGAATVLLRPACPGSGVTAGGAVRVVLEMAGVENALGKQLRSKNLLNNARATVKATQMMRQFSDVAAERGLPMEELWK; encoded by the exons atggccaccaccgccacagccatggccatggccacaACCTCCCCCGCGGCCCCCGTTGTCCCCGCACTCTTCTCCTCCCTTCCACAGCGCATCCGCATCCGCCTCTGCCCCAAACccttcctctcctccacctcccgccgccTTGTGCTTCCTGTCCCCAAGTCCTCATCTTGGGACGGCTCCGCCTCCGAGCAAGAAGACGTGGAAGGGGACGCGGAGGATTCCTCGGAAGCCGCCTCCGGGGATGAGGTGGAgggggacgaggacgacgagaagCCGCAGCCGGAGGCGGTGTCATCCTCAGGGTTCCAGTTCGCGGCACCACCGGAGGGCTACATTGAGCCGGCTCCGTTCGACGAGCTTCCCCCCGAATCACCGGAGGACGTGGCGGCGGCCTACGAGGCTATGTACGGGCCGGCATTCAGCGGCGAGTCGCTGATGGGGAACAATGTGTTCGAGGTGCAGGTCGTGGACCCGGTCGACATGGACCGGGACCAGCGCCCCAACGACGACTTCAGCGAGCGCGTCGTGCAGGTCAGCAGAGTCACCAAGGTCGTCAAGGGTGGGAGGCAGCTCTCTTACCGCGCCCTTGTCATTGTCGGGGACATGAAGGGGCACGTTGGTGTCGGCGTCGGCAAGGCCAAGGAAGTCTCAGAGGCCATCACAAAGGCTGCTATGAATGGCCGCCGCAATCTCGTTACGGTGCCACTAACCAAGTACTGCACATTCCCGCACAG AGCTGAGGCCAACTATGGAGCAGCGACTGTCCTGCTGCGGCCTGCTTGCCCTGGATCTGGTGTCACTGCAGGTGGAGCAGTGAGGGTTGTGCTGGAGATGGCTGGAGTTGAAAATGCTCTGGGGAAGCAGTTGCGAAGCAAGAACCTCCTCAACAACGCAAGAGCTACCGTGAAGGCGACCCAGATGATGAGACAGTTCTCAGACGTTGCTGCAGAGCGCGGCCTGCCAATGGAGGAGCTGTGGAAATGA